In one Nocardia tengchongensis genomic region, the following are encoded:
- a CDS encoding SDR family oxidoreductase has translation MTDLSTAPEITPGHNLLAGKIAVVTAAAGTGIGSATARRLLSEGADVVVSDWHERRLKETEEALQAEFPDRRVASVPCDVSSTEQVDALIAGAVAAFGRIDVMVNNAGLGGEVPVVDMTDEQWDKVLDITLNGTFRATRAVLKYFREAGHGGVVVNNASVLGWRAQHGQAHYAAAKAGVMALTRCSAVEAAEYGVRINAVAPSIARHAFLDKVTSGDLLDRLAAGEAFGRAAEPWEVAATIAMLASDYTTYLTGEVVSISSQRA, from the coding sequence GTGACCGACCTGTCCACCGCCCCCGAAATCACCCCCGGCCACAACCTGCTCGCGGGCAAGATCGCGGTCGTGACCGCCGCCGCGGGCACCGGCATCGGTTCGGCCACCGCGCGCCGCCTGCTCTCCGAGGGCGCGGACGTGGTCGTCTCCGACTGGCACGAGCGTCGCCTGAAGGAGACCGAAGAGGCGCTGCAGGCCGAGTTCCCGGACCGCCGGGTCGCCTCGGTGCCCTGCGACGTCAGCTCCACCGAGCAGGTCGACGCCCTGATCGCGGGTGCCGTCGCCGCGTTCGGCCGCATCGACGTCATGGTCAACAACGCCGGTCTCGGCGGCGAGGTCCCGGTCGTCGACATGACCGACGAGCAGTGGGACAAGGTCCTCGACATCACCCTCAACGGCACCTTCCGCGCCACCCGCGCGGTGCTGAAGTACTTCCGCGAGGCCGGTCACGGCGGCGTCGTCGTGAACAACGCCTCGGTGCTCGGCTGGCGTGCCCAGCACGGCCAGGCCCACTACGCCGCCGCCAAGGCCGGCGTGATGGCGCTGACCCGCTGCTCGGCCGTCGAGGCCGCCGAGTACGGCGTGCGGATCAACGCGGTGGCCCCGTCCATCGCCCGCCACGCCTTCCTGGACAAGGTCACCTCGGGCGATCTGCTCGACCGCCTGGCCGCGGGTGAGGCCTTCGGCCGCGCCGCCGAGCCGTGGGAGGTGGCCGCCACCATCGCCATGCTCGCCAGCGACTACACCACCTACCTGACCGGTGAGGTCGTCTCCATTTCGAGCCAGCGGGCGTAA
- a CDS encoding SDR family oxidoreductase — translation MTDNKICDGRVVIVTGAGQGIGRAHALAFAAAGAKVVVNDLGAELDGTPKPDSGAAKVVEEIRAAGGEAVVNGDDVSDWEGARRLVATAIETFGGLDVLVNNAGIVRDRMLVNLGEDEWDAVIKVHLKGHFAPMRHAAEYWRNESKAGRQPDARVINTSSGAGLLGSVGQGNYSAAKAGIAGLTITAAAEFARYGITVNAIAPAARTRMTETVFAETMAAPEDGGFDAMAPENVSPVVVWLGSADSAAVTGRMFEVEAGKVTIVDGHRHGASVDRGARWNPADLGPAVRDLLAKSVTPEPVYGA, via the coding sequence ATGACCGACAACAAGATCTGTGACGGCCGCGTCGTCATCGTCACCGGCGCCGGCCAGGGCATCGGCCGCGCCCACGCGCTGGCCTTCGCCGCCGCCGGAGCCAAGGTCGTCGTCAACGACCTCGGCGCTGAACTCGACGGCACCCCCAAGCCCGACTCCGGTGCCGCCAAGGTGGTCGAGGAAATCCGTGCCGCCGGTGGCGAGGCCGTCGTGAACGGCGACGACGTCTCCGACTGGGAGGGTGCGCGCCGCCTGGTCGCCACCGCCATCGAAACCTTCGGCGGCCTGGACGTATTGGTCAACAATGCCGGAATCGTCCGCGACCGCATGCTGGTCAACCTCGGTGAGGACGAGTGGGACGCCGTCATCAAGGTGCACCTCAAGGGCCACTTCGCGCCCATGCGCCACGCCGCCGAATACTGGCGCAATGAGTCCAAGGCCGGCCGTCAGCCCGACGCTCGGGTCATCAACACCAGTTCCGGTGCGGGCCTGCTCGGTTCGGTCGGCCAGGGCAACTACTCCGCCGCCAAGGCGGGTATCGCCGGCCTGACCATTACCGCCGCCGCCGAGTTCGCGCGCTACGGCATCACCGTGAACGCCATCGCCCCGGCCGCCCGCACCCGTATGACCGAAACCGTCTTCGCCGAGACCATGGCCGCCCCCGAGGACGGCGGCTTCGACGCCATGGCCCCGGAAAACGTCTCCCCCGTGGTGGTTTGGCTCGGCTCCGCCGACTCCGCCGCTGTCACCGGCCGCATGTTCGAGGTCGAGGCCGGCAAGGTCACCATCGTCGACGGCCACCGCCACGGTGCCTCCGTAGACCGCGGTGCCCGCTGGAACCCCGCCGACCTCGGCCCCGCCGTCCGCGACCTGCTCGCCAAGTCCGTCACCCCGGAGCCCGTCTACGGCGCGTAA
- a CDS encoding uracil-xanthine permease family protein — MDLGVRWTMHGDGRTPAPGAVVRPDERLSWPRTFGLGAQHVVAMFGASFVAPVLMGLDPNLAIMMSGVATALFLLATRGRVPSYLGCSLSFVGVAAVIRAQGGNSATVTGACLVVGAALFLIGLAVQRFGARIIHAAMPPVVTGAVVMLIGFNLAPVTAATYWPQDQWTALLVMLFTGLAVVGLRGFFSRIAIFLGLVFGYGLSWVLDRVFGRIHSADGSGTVTDHWRLDLSRVAQADWIGLPSFHAPAFQWSAVLVALPVVIALVAENAGHVKAVGEMTGSDLDDKLGAAIAADGAASMLSTAVGGPPNTTYSENIGVMAATRVYSTAAYWAAAFFALLFGLCPKFGAIVAAIPGGVLGGITVILYGMIGLLGAQIWTNARVDLRNPLNLVPAAAGLIIGIGNVSMKFTDTFTLSGIALGTLVVITGYHVLRVFAPAHFKGEEPLLDEGTSSYDESGG; from the coding sequence ATGGATTTGGGTGTCCGCTGGACGATGCACGGCGACGGGCGCACGCCCGCGCCCGGGGCCGTGGTGCGGCCCGACGAGCGGCTGTCGTGGCCGCGGACCTTCGGCCTGGGCGCCCAGCACGTGGTCGCCATGTTCGGCGCGAGCTTCGTCGCGCCGGTCCTGATGGGCCTCGACCCCAACCTCGCCATCATGATGTCCGGCGTCGCGACCGCCCTGTTCCTGCTGGCCACTCGCGGCCGGGTGCCCAGCTATCTGGGCTGCTCGCTGTCCTTCGTGGGCGTGGCGGCCGTGATCCGGGCGCAGGGCGGCAACAGCGCGACGGTTACCGGAGCCTGCCTGGTGGTGGGCGCGGCGCTGTTCCTGATCGGTTTGGCCGTACAGCGTTTCGGCGCGCGCATCATTCACGCCGCCATGCCGCCCGTGGTGACCGGCGCGGTGGTCATGCTCATCGGCTTCAACCTGGCCCCGGTTACCGCCGCGACCTACTGGCCGCAGGACCAGTGGACCGCGCTGCTGGTCATGCTGTTCACCGGCCTGGCGGTGGTGGGCCTGCGCGGATTCTTCTCGCGCATCGCCATCTTCCTGGGCCTGGTCTTCGGCTACGGCCTGTCCTGGGTGCTGGACCGGGTGTTCGGGCGGATCCACTCGGCCGACGGCAGCGGCACCGTCACCGACCATTGGCGGCTCGACCTGTCCCGGGTGGCGCAGGCGGATTGGATCGGCCTGCCCAGCTTCCATGCCCCGGCCTTCCAATGGTCGGCGGTGCTGGTCGCGCTGCCGGTGGTGATCGCGCTGGTCGCCGAGAACGCCGGGCACGTGAAGGCGGTCGGCGAGATGACCGGCAGCGACCTGGACGACAAGCTGGGCGCCGCCATCGCCGCCGACGGCGCGGCGTCCATGCTGTCCACCGCGGTCGGCGGCCCGCCCAACACCACCTACTCCGAGAACATCGGCGTCATGGCCGCCACCCGCGTGTACTCGACGGCCGCCTACTGGGCCGCCGCGTTCTTCGCGCTGCTGTTCGGCCTGTGCCCCAAGTTCGGCGCGATCGTGGCGGCCATTCCCGGCGGCGTGCTCGGCGGGATCACCGTCATCCTCTACGGCATGATAGGCCTACTGGGGGCGCAGATCTGGACCAATGCCCGGGTCGATCTGCGCAATCCGCTGAACCTGGTGCCTGCGGCGGCGGGCCTGATCATCGGTATCGGCAACGTGAGCATGAAGTTCACCGACACCTTCACCCTGAGCGGCATCGCGCTGGGCACGCTGGTCGTCATCACCGGCTATCACGTGCTGCGTGTGTTCGCCCCCGCGCATTTCAAGGGGGAGGAGCCGCTGCTCGACGAGGGCACCTCCTCGTACGACGAATCAGGCGGGTAG
- a CDS encoding acyl-CoA dehydrogenase family protein has protein sequence MIQTPEPASGIEPPEDAEFRAEVREWLAENLNGQFRELRGLGGPGREHEAFEERLEWDRALAAAGLTCLGWPKEWGGRDATLRQQVIFHEEYAKADAPARVSHLGEELLGPTVLAFGTEEQKQRFLPGIRNVTELWCQGYSEPGAGSDLAAVTTSAQLEGDEWVINGQKVWTSLAHLSDWCFVVARTEKGSTRHHGLSYLLVPMKQPGVEVRPIIQLTGTAEFNEVFFENARTAADLVVGQPGDGWKVAMGTLTFERGISTVGQQIRYARELADLEAVAKENGAIENPVIADRLDKAWVGLRVLRAHVLRTLESGHDGASVDARTAAGQASVTKLLWANWHRDLGELAMDVLGAPGLIADGEGDDLNAWQRMFLFTRADTIYGGSNEVQRNIISERVLGLPREARP, from the coding sequence ATGATCCAGACCCCCGAACCGGCCAGCGGGATTGAGCCCCCCGAGGACGCCGAATTCCGTGCTGAGGTGCGTGAATGGCTGGCCGAGAACCTGAACGGCCAGTTCCGCGAGCTGCGCGGTCTGGGTGGTCCCGGGCGCGAGCACGAGGCTTTCGAGGAGCGGCTCGAGTGGGACCGCGCCCTCGCCGCCGCCGGCCTCACCTGCCTGGGCTGGCCCAAGGAGTGGGGCGGCCGCGACGCCACCCTGCGCCAGCAGGTCATCTTCCACGAGGAATACGCCAAGGCCGACGCCCCGGCCCGGGTCTCGCACCTGGGTGAGGAACTGCTCGGCCCCACCGTCCTGGCCTTCGGCACCGAAGAGCAGAAGCAGCGCTTCCTGCCGGGCATCCGCAACGTCACCGAACTGTGGTGCCAGGGCTATTCGGAGCCGGGCGCCGGTTCGGACCTGGCCGCCGTCACCACCTCCGCCCAGCTCGAGGGCGATGAGTGGGTCATCAACGGCCAGAAGGTGTGGACCTCGCTCGCGCATCTGTCGGACTGGTGCTTCGTGGTCGCCCGCACCGAGAAGGGCTCGACCCGCCATCACGGCCTGTCCTATCTGCTCGTGCCCATGAAGCAGCCGGGCGTCGAGGTGCGGCCCATCATCCAGCTCACCGGGACCGCGGAATTCAACGAGGTCTTCTTCGAGAACGCCCGCACCGCCGCCGATCTGGTGGTCGGGCAGCCCGGCGACGGCTGGAAGGTCGCCATGGGCACGCTCACCTTCGAGCGCGGCATCTCCACGGTAGGCCAGCAGATCCGCTACGCGCGGGAGCTTGCCGATCTGGAGGCCGTGGCCAAGGAGAACGGCGCCATCGAGAACCCGGTCATCGCCGATCGCCTCGACAAGGCGTGGGTCGGCCTGCGGGTGCTGCGCGCACACGTGCTGCGCACCCTGGAATCCGGCCACGACGGGGCATCGGTGGATGCTCGCACCGCCGCCGGTCAGGCGTCGGTCACCAAGCTGCTGTGGGCCAACTGGCACCGCGACCTGGGTGAGCTGGCCATGGACGTGCTCGGCGCGCCCGGCCTGATCGCCGACGGTGAGGGCGATGACCTGAACGCCTGGCAGCGCATGTTCCTCTTCACTCGCGCGGACACCATCTACGGCGGTTCGAACGAAGTGCAGCGCAATATCATCTCCGAGCGCGTGCTCGGACTTCCCCGAGAGGCTCGACCGTGA
- a CDS encoding SDR family oxidoreductase, giving the protein MNSVLVTGAARGIGKAICLRMAQQGWHVYAGVRKLSDGEALTAQNPAITPIVLDVTNPDQIAELDAVLPADLTAVVNNAGIVVDGPVELLTPEELRNQFEVNVFGAVAVTQAVLPRLRATRGRVVFISSLSGRISTPGTGAYNSSKFALEGLVDALRVELRPWGIHTSLIEPGPIATDLWFGATDMVDATTSHLTDEQRTLYAAHLAGLRKMSQQVPKIAAPVGSVVKEVEKALTAKRPAPATSRGSPERSRSSPPA; this is encoded by the coding sequence ATGAATTCTGTGTTGGTCACCGGCGCGGCCCGCGGTATCGGAAAAGCCATCTGCCTGCGGATGGCACAGCAGGGCTGGCACGTTTACGCGGGCGTCCGCAAACTGTCCGACGGCGAGGCGCTGACCGCCCAGAACCCCGCCATCACCCCGATCGTCCTCGACGTCACCAACCCCGACCAGATCGCGGAGCTCGACGCGGTGCTGCCCGCCGACCTGACCGCCGTGGTCAACAACGCGGGCATCGTCGTCGACGGGCCCGTCGAACTCCTCACCCCGGAGGAGCTCCGAAACCAGTTCGAAGTCAACGTCTTCGGCGCGGTCGCTGTCACCCAGGCGGTCCTCCCGCGGCTGCGCGCCACCCGCGGCCGGGTGGTGTTCATCTCGTCGCTGAGCGGCCGCATCTCCACCCCCGGCACCGGCGCCTACAACTCGTCCAAGTTCGCCCTCGAGGGTTTGGTCGACGCCCTGCGAGTGGAACTGCGCCCCTGGGGAATCCACACCTCCCTCATCGAGCCGGGCCCGATCGCCACCGACCTCTGGTTCGGCGCGACGGACATGGTCGACGCCACCACCTCCCATCTGACCGACGAGCAGCGCACCCTCTACGCCGCGCACCTCGCGGGCCTGCGCAAGATGTCGCAGCAGGTCCCCAAGATCGCCGCCCCCGTGGGTTCGGTGGTCAAGGAGGTCGAAAAGGCGCTCACCGCAAAGCGTCCAGCGCCCGCTACGTCCCGGGGATCGCCGGAAAGATCCAGGTCATCGCCACCGGCCTGA
- a CDS encoding TetR/AcrR family transcriptional regulator, whose translation MTQPDPSKSARRTELLGLAANLFAERGLRATTVRDIADAAGILSGSLYHHFDSKEAMVDEILRGFLDDLFGRYREIVSAGVPARDTLEALVTASYESFDQFHAAVAIYQAEAKRLSGTPRFDYIAEYNKEFRELWHQVLAKGVADGSFRPEMDIELAYRFLRDTVWVSVRWYQPGGRITVDNLAKQYLTIVLDGLTSPDQRAQQ comes from the coding sequence GTGACCCAACCTGACCCGTCCAAATCGGCACGTCGCACCGAGCTGCTCGGCCTCGCCGCGAACCTATTCGCGGAGCGCGGCCTGCGCGCGACCACGGTGCGCGATATTGCCGACGCGGCGGGGATTCTATCCGGGAGTCTGTACCACCACTTCGATTCCAAAGAAGCCATGGTGGACGAAATCCTGCGCGGGTTCCTCGACGATCTCTTCGGGCGCTACCGCGAGATCGTGTCCGCCGGCGTGCCCGCGCGCGACACCCTCGAGGCCCTGGTCACCGCGTCCTACGAATCCTTCGACCAGTTCCACGCCGCCGTGGCCATCTACCAGGCCGAGGCCAAACGCCTCAGTGGCACTCCGCGATTCGACTACATCGCCGAATACAACAAGGAGTTCCGCGAGCTCTGGCACCAGGTGCTCGCCAAGGGCGTCGCCGACGGCAGCTTCCGCCCGGAGATGGACATCGAACTGGCCTACCGGTTCCTGCGCGACACCGTGTGGGTGTCGGTGCGCTGGTACCAGCCCGGCGGCCGGATCACCGTGGACAACCTCGCCAAGCAGTACCTGACCATCGTGCTCGACGGGCTCACCAGCCCCGACCAGCGTGCCCAGCAGTAG
- a CDS encoding multicopper oxidase domain-containing protein, whose protein sequence is MGAFGIAGMGYLASAAAEPSPLPPPPVPVPAIPAPSLTPFNYHSPPLQPFVDELPIPETRAATGELAATSGVHRYHRDLPETRSWGFERPVLGPNLEAFRDRLPRIGFRNELGPHVLAPHVDVTMHGVTEEDRTDPRFTVHLHGGANSPDADGHPLIGWRNGGGPSFAYGNRQEAATLWYHDHAMGLTRLDIQAGLAGIITCATNSTPAAPTTRSDCPAANSRSRSSCRTAPSMPTAACNPWSPPIFRRATTNPGSSATSAA, encoded by the coding sequence TTGGGAGCCTTCGGTATCGCGGGCATGGGCTACCTGGCCTCGGCCGCGGCCGAACCGTCACCCCTGCCGCCACCGCCGGTGCCGGTTCCGGCGATTCCGGCCCCCTCGCTGACGCCGTTCAACTATCACTCGCCGCCGCTGCAGCCCTTCGTCGACGAGCTGCCCATCCCGGAAACCCGCGCGGCGACAGGAGAATTGGCCGCCACCTCCGGAGTCCATCGCTACCACCGCGACCTGCCGGAAACCCGGAGCTGGGGATTCGAGCGGCCGGTCCTCGGGCCGAACCTCGAAGCGTTCCGGGACCGGTTGCCACGCATCGGTTTTCGCAACGAGCTGGGTCCCCACGTGCTGGCCCCGCACGTGGACGTCACCATGCACGGCGTCACCGAGGAGGACCGCACCGATCCGCGGTTCACCGTGCATCTGCACGGCGGCGCGAATTCTCCCGACGCCGACGGGCATCCGCTGATCGGCTGGCGTAATGGCGGCGGCCCCAGCTTCGCCTACGGGAACCGGCAGGAGGCGGCCACGCTCTGGTATCACGACCACGCCATGGGGTTAACCAGACTGGACATCCAGGCCGGACTGGCCGGAATTATTACCTGCGCGACGAATTCGACACCGGCCGCGCCGACAACCCGCTCGGACTGCCCAGCGGCGAATTCGAGATCCCGCTCATCGTGCAGGACCGCACCTTCGATGCCGACGGCAGCGTGCAACCCATGGTCGCCACCTATATTCCGCAGGGCTACAACCAATCCGGGCAGCTCGGCGACGTCTGCTGCGTGA
- a CDS encoding acetyl-CoA C-acetyltransferase, which yields MREAYVIDAVRTPVGRRGGSLAAVHPADLGAAAIKGLLERHNLDPAAVDDVVFGCCDTIGPQAGNIARSSWLAAGYPESVPGVTVDRQCGSSQQAITFGAQAIMSGTAEVIVAGGVQNMSAIPISAAMLAGQQYGFESPFVGAEGWDHRYGTGEVSQFNSATMIAEKWDISRKEMEEWALRSHDRARKAIVDGKFDREIIPVGEFAIDECPRETTMEKMAGLQPLAEGSRITAALASQISDGSSATLLASEWAVQEYGLTPRARIHHVSARGADPIFMLTAPIPATQWALEKTGLTIHDMDVIEINEAFASVVLAWIKETGADPDKVNVNGGAIALGHPLGATGAKLFSTLLNELERVNGRYGLLTICEGGGTANVTIIERLG from the coding sequence ATGCGTGAGGCGTACGTGATCGACGCCGTGCGTACCCCGGTCGGCCGGCGGGGTGGCTCGCTGGCCGCCGTGCACCCGGCCGACCTCGGCGCGGCCGCCATCAAGGGCCTGCTCGAGCGCCACAACCTGGACCCGGCCGCCGTGGACGACGTGGTGTTCGGCTGCTGCGACACCATCGGCCCGCAGGCCGGCAATATCGCGCGCTCCTCGTGGCTGGCCGCCGGTTACCCGGAGTCGGTGCCGGGCGTCACCGTGGACCGTCAGTGCGGTTCCTCGCAGCAGGCCATCACCTTCGGCGCGCAGGCCATCATGTCCGGCACCGCCGAGGTGATCGTGGCCGGCGGCGTGCAGAACATGAGCGCCATCCCGATCTCGGCCGCCATGCTGGCCGGGCAGCAGTACGGCTTCGAGTCGCCGTTCGTCGGCGCCGAGGGCTGGGACCACCGCTACGGCACCGGTGAAGTGTCGCAGTTCAATTCGGCCACCATGATCGCCGAGAAGTGGGACATCTCCCGCAAGGAGATGGAGGAGTGGGCGCTGCGTAGCCACGACCGCGCCCGCAAGGCCATCGTGGACGGCAAGTTCGATCGCGAGATCATCCCGGTCGGCGAGTTCGCGATCGACGAGTGCCCGCGCGAGACCACCATGGAGAAGATGGCCGGTCTGCAGCCGCTCGCCGAGGGCAGCCGCATCACCGCCGCCCTGGCCAGCCAGATCTCCGACGGCTCCAGTGCCACCCTGCTGGCCTCGGAGTGGGCGGTCCAGGAGTACGGCCTCACCCCGCGCGCCCGCATCCACCACGTGAGCGCCCGCGGCGCGGACCCGATCTTCATGCTCACCGCGCCGATCCCGGCCACCCAGTGGGCGCTGGAGAAGACCGGTCTCACCATCCACGACATGGATGTCATCGAGATCAACGAGGCCTTCGCCTCGGTGGTGCTGGCCTGGATCAAGGAGACCGGCGCCGACCCCGACAAGGTGAACGTCAACGGTGGCGCGATCGCGCTGGGCCACCCGCTGGGCGCCACCGGCGCCAAGCTGTTCTCCACCCTGCTCAACGAGCTGGAGCGGGTCAACGGCCGCTACGGTCTGCTCACCATCTGTGAGGGTGGCGGCACCGCCAACGTCACCATCATCGAGCGTCTGGGCTAG
- a CDS encoding metallophosphoesterase, which translates to MGNVLIVGDLHGNAEHALNLVRVAARNDCDKVFAVGDFGAWEHMASGRRYFDVVNKAAKRAGVTVYFLDGNHDKTSLLHELYAEQRDDEGFLMCRKHLRYAPAGHRWTWDGTTFAAFGGARSTDKGRRLAWEARKAEQLRKRRRYGSSKSADTTGTLWFPEEEMTDDELSELLAADGSPVDVLLTHDKPRASQPKWNRKDKPECYPNQDRIQTVVQTLRPGLLFHGHLHVRYTGTIAAGDGHWTRVEGLACDPDASQYLEYSTDHTWYVLQLPCAADAMTESESRSLPA; encoded by the coding sequence ATGGGGAATGTCCTGATTGTCGGTGACCTGCACGGAAACGCCGAGCACGCGCTGAACCTGGTGCGGGTCGCAGCGCGCAACGACTGCGACAAGGTGTTCGCGGTCGGCGACTTCGGGGCCTGGGAGCACATGGCGTCCGGCCGGCGGTACTTCGACGTCGTGAACAAGGCGGCCAAGCGGGCCGGGGTGACCGTGTACTTCCTCGACGGCAATCACGACAAGACCTCGCTGCTGCACGAGCTCTACGCCGAGCAGCGCGACGACGAGGGCTTCCTGATGTGCCGCAAACACCTTCGGTACGCGCCCGCGGGACACCGCTGGACCTGGGACGGCACCACCTTCGCCGCCTTCGGCGGGGCCCGCTCCACCGACAAGGGCCGGCGGCTGGCCTGGGAGGCGCGCAAGGCCGAACAGCTCCGCAAACGCCGCCGCTACGGCTCCTCCAAATCGGCGGACACCACGGGCACGCTGTGGTTCCCGGAGGAGGAGATGACCGACGACGAGCTGTCTGAGCTGCTCGCGGCCGACGGCTCGCCGGTGGACGTGCTGCTCACCCACGACAAACCCCGCGCCTCGCAGCCGAAGTGGAATCGCAAGGACAAGCCGGAGTGCTATCCCAACCAGGACCGCATCCAGACGGTGGTGCAGACCCTGCGGCCGGGCCTGCTCTTCCACGGCCACCTGCACGTCCGCTACACCGGCACCATCGCCGCCGGTGACGGGCACTGGACCCGGGTCGAGGGCCTGGCCTGCGATCCGGACGCCTCGCAGTATCTGGAGTACTCGACCGACCACACCTGGTACGTCCTGCAACTCCCCTGCGCCGCGGATGCGATGACCGAGTCCGAATCCCGTTCCCTACCCGCCTGA
- a CDS encoding multicopper oxidase family protein, with amino-acid sequence MVATYIPQGYNQSGQLGDVCCVNGVAWPRLEVRRTLYRFRLLNGSNSRPYIFEFSNAQPFFVIGGDLGLLDAPATAPWVRVSPGERVDLLVDFRGIRDGETVDLVNTALNDLGNTVFMAPELRSVMRFTGAGDGPAAELPPVLRDGPGHPDPLEPPPRPDSVRTVTLMGLNDTSRPVPFSTMMSLNNLAFLSSDIDLARAGTVEQWDIVNTTPFDHPIHLHLARLRVIGRQPILTSAYFAANHPPRFGIRWAPSADAFALGPEQGPPPWEAGWKDTVECPTDTITRVLVRWPAVAELGFDPDAVIPVPPGAVAVSPGSDDEMTDGMAEPGEIRGYVWHCHNLDHADHDMMQRIRVQP; translated from the coding sequence ATGGTCGCCACCTATATTCCGCAGGGCTACAACCAATCCGGGCAGCTCGGCGACGTCTGCTGCGTGAACGGGGTGGCGTGGCCGCGACTCGAGGTGCGGCGCACGCTTTACCGGTTCCGGCTGCTCAACGGATCCAACTCGCGCCCCTACATTTTCGAGTTCTCCAATGCCCAGCCGTTCTTCGTCATCGGCGGCGACCTGGGACTGCTCGACGCACCGGCGACCGCGCCGTGGGTACGGGTGAGCCCGGGGGAGCGGGTGGACCTGCTCGTCGACTTCCGCGGGATCCGCGACGGCGAGACCGTCGACCTCGTCAATACCGCCCTCAACGATCTCGGAAACACCGTGTTCATGGCCCCCGAACTGCGCTCGGTCATGCGCTTCACCGGCGCGGGCGACGGACCGGCCGCCGAACTGCCACCCGTGCTGCGCGACGGGCCCGGCCACCCCGACCCGCTGGAACCGCCCCCGCGGCCGGACTCGGTGCGGACCGTGACGCTGATGGGCCTCAACGACACCTCCCGGCCGGTGCCCTTCTCCACCATGATGTCGCTGAACAACCTGGCCTTCCTGAGCTCGGACATCGACCTGGCCCGGGCCGGGACCGTCGAGCAGTGGGACATCGTCAACACCACACCGTTCGACCACCCCATCCACCTGCATCTCGCGCGGCTGCGGGTGATCGGCCGCCAGCCCATCCTGACCTCGGCCTACTTCGCCGCGAACCATCCGCCGAGGTTCGGCATTCGCTGGGCGCCCTCGGCCGACGCCTTCGCCCTCGGTCCCGAACAGGGGCCGCCGCCGTGGGAAGCCGGCTGGAAGGACACCGTCGAGTGCCCGACCGACACCATCACCCGGGTGCTGGTGCGGTGGCCTGCGGTGGCGGAGCTCGGATTCGATCCCGACGCGGTGATTCCGGTGCCGCCCGGCGCGGTGGCAGTATCGCCGGGCTCGGACGACGAGATGACGGATGGCATGGCCGAACCCGGGGAGATCCGCGGCTATGTCTGGCACTGCCACAATCTCGATCACGCCGATCACGACATGATGCAGCGGATTCGCGTCCAGCCCTGA